Proteins encoded by one window of Paenibacillus sp.:
- the folE gene encoding GTP cyclohydrolase I FolE → MDANKFEPRNPNADVKTYINSLANENAELIEGHIREILRLIGEDPDREGLVDTPKRVRKMYEEIFAGYEVDPREVLGVTFDERHEELVIVKDIVYYSQCEHHMAPFFGKVHIGYIPSGPIAGLSKFARLVEAITRRLQVQERITTQIADTFEEVLRPHGTMVVVEGEHLCMCARGVKKPGAKTVTSAVRGRFRTDSALRTEFLSLIRE, encoded by the coding sequence TTGGACGCGAATAAATTCGAACCGAGAAATCCGAACGCGGACGTGAAGACCTATATCAATTCGCTGGCGAACGAAAACGCGGAGCTGATCGAGGGACACATCCGAGAAATTCTTCGGTTGATCGGAGAAGACCCGGACCGGGAAGGGCTGGTCGACACGCCGAAGCGCGTGCGGAAGATGTACGAGGAAATTTTCGCAGGCTACGAGGTCGATCCTCGCGAGGTGCTGGGCGTGACGTTCGACGAACGGCACGAAGAGCTGGTCATTGTTAAGGACATCGTATATTACTCGCAATGCGAGCATCATATGGCGCCCTTCTTCGGGAAGGTGCACATCGGGTACATCCCGAGCGGTCCCATCGCGGGGCTCAGCAAATTCGCGCGCCTCGTGGAGGCGATCACGCGCAGGCTGCAGGTGCAGGAGCGCATTACGACGCAAATCGCGGACACGTTCGAGGAAGTGCTGCGGCCGCACGGCACGATGGTCGTCGTGGAAGGCGAGCATCTGTGCATGTGCGCGCGCGGCGTGAAGAAGCCGGGGGCGAAAACGGTCACCTCCGCGGTGCGCGGCCGGTTTCGGACGGATTCGGCGCTGCGGACGGAATTTTTGTCGTTAATACGGGAGTAA
- a CDS encoding DinB family protein has product MKDRMEWIDRYARGAELIERAVQGLSEKELRYVPAPGAWSAKEIVIHMADSETVVVDRMKRVIAEERPPLRTMYQELWTRRLRYAELDHRPYLPLFKLLRETMAGVLRTLDEADFERVGVHDELGDITLQGLIVRYAEHAENHAAQIERNAAAFRRSRP; this is encoded by the coding sequence ATGAAAGATAGGATGGAATGGATCGACCGTTACGCAAGGGGGGCGGAGCTGATCGAGCGCGCCGTGCAAGGGTTGTCGGAGAAGGAGCTCCGATACGTCCCCGCCCCCGGGGCGTGGAGCGCGAAGGAGATCGTCATCCATATGGCCGATTCGGAAACCGTCGTCGTCGATCGGATGAAGCGCGTCATCGCGGAGGAGCGTCCTCCGCTTCGAACGATGTACCAAGAGTTGTGGACGCGGCGGCTGCGGTATGCGGAGCTGGACCATCGGCCGTACCTGCCTCTGTTTAAGCTGCTGCGGGAAACGATGGCGGGCGTGCTGCGGACGCTCGACGAAGCCGATTTCGAGAGGGTCGGAGTGCACGACGAATTGGGCGACATTACGCTTCAGGGACTGATCGTCCGTTACGCGGAGCACGCCGAGAACCATGCGGCGCAAATCGAAAGGAACGCCGCGGCGTTCCGCCGGAGCCGGCCATGA